The sequence below is a genomic window from Desulfovibrio litoralis DSM 11393.
TTGAACCAAGAAGAGAATTTATAGAAAGAAACGCTTTATCAGTTAGCGATTTGGATATATAATTAATAAGTTATGAGATATATTAATTTAATTACAATCTGTGTTGTGTTGATGTTGAGTTTAACGGCTTGTCAAACTCAAAAAACTCAACAAAATCAACAAGCTAAAGTTGATGGCTTTAATATTAAATATATTAAAAAAACAAGTTGGACTAAAAACAAAGAACTTGATTCAGCTTATTATTCTTATGTAACAGGTAATTTTAACGATTCTTTTAAGCGTTTTGAAGCTTTATCAAAAACAAAAGAAAAAAAAACGGCTGCCGAAGCTTCCGCTATGCTTGCTCGCTCTTATGAACAACAAAGAGGGGTTGAGCCAAAAGATTCCGAAACCAATCTTTTGTTTGAAAAAGTAAAAAAAATGTATGAAAGTTTGAAAGTAAAAAACAGCCCTGTTGCCAATATTTATCAAAAAATGTTTTTTAAAACAGAAATAAACGATAATGATATAAAAGAATTATCTTTATTAGCAGAGAGCGGACATATTCCGGCTAAAAATCTTTTAGGTGTAATTAAAGAAAAAAGCGGAGATTACTGTTCTGCTTTTAAAAACTTTGAACAAGCAAGTTTGGCGGGTTATATTCCTGCTTTTTATAATTTGTCCCGTTATTATGCCAATGGTCTTTGTATTGAAAAAAATTTAGTTAAAGCACAAGAATTAGAAACAAGAGCCTATAAAATGGGTTATAACATAAGCAAATAGCTTGAGGTTAATGTGTCTGAACATTTGAATCCCACTTCAATCGGAATAGAACAAGAACTTAAAAAGTCTTATCTCGAATATTCACTCTCTGTTATTGTCGGGCGAGCAATTCCTGATGTACGAGACGGTTTAAAACCCGTGCATCGTCGTATTATGTTTGCTCAACACGAATTAGGAAATGGTTATAACCGCCAACCTAAAAAATCTGCCCGTATTGTCGGGGACGTTATCGGTAAATATCACCCACACGGTGATTCGGCTGTTTACGATGCTTTAGTGCGTATGGCACAAGACTTTTCCATGCGTGATTTGTTGGTAGAAGGTCAAGGTAACTTTGGTTCTATCGATGGTGATGCTCCGGCGGCTATGCGTTATACTGAAGTAAGAATGTCTCGCCTCGCCGGTGAGTTTTTGGCTGATATCGATAAACAAACCGTTGATTTTAGACCAAACTATGATAATACCTTGGAAGAACCGACTGTTTTACCAACAAAAGTTCCTAACTTATTGTTAAACGGAACTTCGGGTATCGCCGTTGGTATGGCGACAAATATTCCACCACATAACTTAGGCGAGTTGTGTGATGGTTTAACCATGCTTTTAAATGAACCGGAAAGTACAGTCGCTGACCTTATGGACGTTATTAAAGGTCCTGATTTTCCTACTTATGGTTTTTTATATGCGGGTCAAGGGCTTGAAGATGGTTATAATACCGGGCGTGGCTCTATAAAAATTCGGGGTAGAGTAGAGTTAGAAAACCGTAAAAAAGGTTTTGAATCTATAGTTATTCGTGAAATTCCTTATGGTTTAAATAAGTCAAACTTAGTCGAAAAAATCGCCGCCCTAGTGAATGAACGTAAAATAGAAGGGGTTACTGATTTAAGAGACGAATCAGACCGAAAAGGTATTCGCATTGTTTTAGACTTAAAACGTGGCAGTATTCCTGAAGTTGTAATAAATTCTTTATATAAATTTACTCAGCTAGAAACTTCTTTTGGTATCAATATGTTGGCGGTTGTTAATAATCGCCCACAACTATTAAATTTAAAGAGTGCTTTAACTTACTTTTTAGAACATAGACGCGAAGTTATTTTAAAGCGTACTAAGTTTGATTTAGATAAATCAGAAGCCAGAGCCCATATTTTAGAAGGTTTACGCATAGCTTTAGATCATATTGATGAAGTTGTTGCGATTATTCGTCATTCTGCTAATGCACCGGAAGCTAAAGAAAAATTAATGGTGCGTTTTAGTTTAAGCGCCCTTCAAGCTCAAGCTATTTTAGATATGCGTCTGCAACGTTTAACCGGGCTAGAACACGAAAAACTTTTAGAAGAATATCGTGAATTAATGAAAAACATAGAATATTTTCGCTCTATTTTAAACGATGAAAGTGTTTTAGTTGGCGTTATGAAAGATGAAGTTATTTATCTTAAAGAAACTTTTGCGACTAAAAGACGTACTGAAATTTTAGAAGAAGAGTTAGACAGTATCGCCTTGGAAGACTTAATTCCTGATAATGAAGTTGTTATAA
It includes:
- a CDS encoding tetratricopeptide repeat protein encodes the protein MRYINLITICVVLMLSLTACQTQKTQQNQQAKVDGFNIKYIKKTSWTKNKELDSAYYSYVTGNFNDSFKRFEALSKTKEKKTAAEASAMLARSYEQQRGVEPKDSETNLLFEKVKKMYESLKVKNSPVANIYQKMFFKTEINDNDIKELSLLAESGHIPAKNLLGVIKEKSGDYCSAFKNFEQASLAGYIPAFYNLSRYYANGLCIEKNLVKAQELETRAYKMGYNISK
- the gyrA gene encoding DNA gyrase subunit A → MNPTSIGIEQELKKSYLEYSLSVIVGRAIPDVRDGLKPVHRRIMFAQHELGNGYNRQPKKSARIVGDVIGKYHPHGDSAVYDALVRMAQDFSMRDLLVEGQGNFGSIDGDAPAAMRYTEVRMSRLAGEFLADIDKQTVDFRPNYDNTLEEPTVLPTKVPNLLLNGTSGIAVGMATNIPPHNLGELCDGLTMLLNEPESTVADLMDVIKGPDFPTYGFLYAGQGLEDGYNTGRGSIKIRGRVELENRKKGFESIVIREIPYGLNKSNLVEKIAALVNERKIEGVTDLRDESDRKGIRIVLDLKRGSIPEVVINSLYKFTQLETSFGINMLAVVNNRPQLLNLKSALTYFLEHRREVILKRTKFDLDKSEARAHILEGLRIALDHIDEVVAIIRHSANAPEAKEKLMVRFSLSALQAQAILDMRLQRLTGLEHEKLLEEYRELMKNIEYFRSILNDESVLVGVMKDEVIYLKETFATKRRTEILEEELDSIALEDLIPDNEVVITLSRRGYIKRTQLEHYQQQKRGGKGIAGVHTSDDDSVQDFIATTNHQFLLLFTNRGRMHQLKVHQIPEGSRTAKGVHIANLLPLEKDEFVATVLTIREFTQDNYFLFATRQGMIKRSSAKLYAKSRKSGLIAVGLRDDDELITVREVDDNCHALLITAGGYAIRFSCQDARPTGRGASGVKGIALRGSDNVVACVIVPSEDNGTEEISEIMTVSRLGYGKRTKLDLYRLQSRGGKGIINFKITSKTGDVIGAMPVKEDDGLVLLTSNNKIIRIGVDDIRSIGRATQGVRLVSLGEDGSVVGFDTVNEMPNDKDEEIESE